In the Calditrichota bacterium genome, one interval contains:
- a CDS encoding lysophospholipid acyltransferase family protein yields the protein MLDKKTKKKITLFLAIKFGWLLVFALGKSLFIKEKGRHYLKKLQREKAKYIFVLWHGRIIVPIFVHRGAGITPMVSQHSDGEMIAQTMERLGYHTVRGSSTRGGKEAFHEMVARINRGSVGAMIPDGPRGPSQQFKPGTIYIAQQADAYLVPVCFSANRKIEFRSWDKFTMPLPFSKNILLYGKPLKIPREASPRQLAKLRNVIEKRMIDLEKEADDYFRK from the coding sequence ATGCTCGATAAAAAAACCAAAAAAAAGATCACTTTATTTCTTGCGATAAAGTTTGGCTGGCTGCTGGTGTTTGCGCTTGGCAAGTCGCTTTTCATCAAAGAAAAAGGCAGGCATTATCTGAAAAAATTGCAGCGGGAAAAGGCAAAATATATTTTCGTTCTCTGGCATGGTAGAATCATTGTTCCCATTTTTGTTCATCGCGGCGCGGGAATCACGCCGATGGTCAGTCAGCATAGCGACGGGGAGATGATCGCGCAAACAATGGAGAGATTGGGCTACCACACGGTGCGCGGCTCCAGTACACGCGGCGGTAAAGAAGCGTTTCACGAAATGGTCGCTCGCATCAATCGCGGATCTGTCGGCGCCATGATTCCAGACGGGCCTCGCGGACCAAGTCAGCAATTTAAACCAGGTACGATTTACATTGCCCAACAGGCTGACGCCTACCTGGTTCCTGTTTGTTTTTCCGCCAATCGCAAAATTGAATTCAGAAGCTGGGACAAATTCACCATGCCGTTGCCCTTTTCGAAAAACATTCTACTCTACGGCAAGCCCTTAAAAATTCCCCGAGAGGCGTCCCCCCGCCAATTGGCAAAATTGCGCAATGTTATTGAAAAGCGAATGATTGACCTGGAAAAAGAAGCCGATGACTATTTTCGAAAATAA
- the lpxK gene encoding tetraacyldisaccharide 4'-kinase produces the protein MTIFENKIVRTFLFPLSPLYGTVMRLRNFCYDAGVFTIHRLPRTKVISVGNVSVGGTGKTPFCIFLAKELQKMKLRVAILSRGYQRKSRGTVVVSDGEKLLAHVAAAGDEPYLLAYNLPGVPVVCESNRYQGGLFIEKNFHPDVIILDDGFQHRRLHRDLDILLIDATRFRKGQTTLPTGYLREPLSGLKRANLICLSRVDQGNDLEQIFKAIKDFSSEPIVTGSHKPRKLIRAGSGPGEEVSFSLMKNKRVFLFSGIANPRSFEKTIRSVGMIVGEHLVFPDHHNYSAHEIERIKFLATQADCETIITTEKDFTRLRPFSENLPKDLHYLQIEFEILQGKDILAKLIDSFKQA, from the coding sequence ATGACTATTTTCGAAAATAAAATTGTGCGAACATTCCTGTTCCCTTTGTCCCCTCTGTATGGCACTGTCATGCGCCTGCGCAATTTTTGTTACGACGCCGGCGTTTTTACGATCCATCGACTTCCGCGAACGAAAGTCATCAGTGTGGGCAATGTATCAGTTGGCGGAACCGGCAAGACGCCTTTTTGCATTTTCCTCGCCAAAGAATTGCAAAAAATGAAGTTGCGCGTCGCGATTCTCAGCCGCGGCTATCAGCGAAAATCGCGGGGCACGGTTGTCGTGTCCGACGGGGAAAAATTATTGGCTCACGTCGCCGCCGCCGGAGACGAACCATATTTGCTAGCGTATAATTTACCGGGCGTCCCGGTCGTCTGTGAATCAAATCGCTACCAGGGCGGCTTGTTCATTGAAAAAAATTTTCACCCTGACGTAATCATCCTGGATGATGGGTTTCAACACCGACGTTTGCATCGAGACCTTGACATCCTTCTCATTGACGCAACGCGTTTCCGCAAAGGACAAACAACTCTTCCCACCGGATATCTGCGTGAGCCGCTTTCCGGCCTTAAGCGGGCAAATTTGATTTGCCTGAGTCGCGTCGATCAAGGAAATGACCTTGAGCAGATATTTAAGGCAATAAAAGATTTTTCATCAGAACCAATCGTGACGGGCAGTCACAAACCTCGAAAGCTAATTCGCGCCGGCTCAGGTCCGGGGGAAGAGGTTTCTTTTTCTCTAATGAAAAACAAGCGCGTCTTTCTTTTTTCCGGCATTGCCAATCCCCGCTCGTTTGAGAAAACCATTCGTTCCGTAGGCATGATTGTCGGCGAGCATCTCGTTTTTCCTGATCATCACAACTACAGCGCCCATGAAATCGAACGAATCAAATTTCTTGCGACACAAGCCGATTGCGAAACAATCATAACGACTGAAAAAGATTTCACTCGATTGCGTCCATTTTCAGAAAATCTGCCGAAAGATTTACATTATCTGCAAATTGAATTTGAAATTTTACAAGGGAAGGATATACTGGCGAAACTGATTGACAGTTTTAAACAAGCCTGA
- a CDS encoding T9SS type A sorting domain-containing protein — MKRLMLVLVLMAPLLFFLSPSLLAAWDVSPSQTLYEHSPGETFTVEIALSGAGNTIDALGFDFHYPSNLLQYNSADFSGTLLDAWMYKQVNQTSAGNLRVAGFTTSGQINSGTTGTLVKLSFTVKSGASGEGQFTINGFTDDLSGSTTTPATFRAGQEEGIHVAIHDTSGASGQTLLIPVMVEDDLTGKGVLAFEVKVETDTNIIAPMDVQINGTMTSSWSNIAFSTSDGEITIGGFDVSPLSGQGILIYIEYEVNPSATAGQTSALDLVSVTFNEGDPVAILQDGSFTVSAGFTVSGSLHYYNGNKPIDNADIHLDGLQTVSANNGDYEFANVLPGSYVLQPTKAGDAAQSISPFDAAKILQYSVGLITLTPMQLIAADVTGNGSVSPFDASQVLQYSVGIITQFSIGKDWAFVPDNFTVTETNWNSAPDSLVFDPLNSDMADQDFTGIVYGDVTGNWQLFRPGSAPLNARIAIQSVETKDENRLVVPLTVEISGNAISGKIDLQFNSGGFEFVSVGLAEENVIFAAKNRNDDLSVAFANTKTLSGRTLELNLIFKKKNDVSKANLGVQFQQLILDDRVVNAEVTSEQNNAVAPTTFHLDQNYPNPFNPETEISYQLPENAAVEVTIFNLQGQKIKTLFSGQQPAGSYRLKWKGRDALGNEVVTGVYICQLKAGEFIASRKMLLLK; from the coding sequence ATGAAACGGTTAATGTTGGTGCTGGTCTTAATGGCACCACTTCTGTTTTTTCTCTCTCCTAGTTTGCTGGCGGCATGGGATGTTAGCCCGTCGCAGACTTTGTATGAACATTCTCCGGGCGAAACTTTTACTGTTGAAATTGCCCTTTCAGGGGCCGGAAACACCATCGACGCGTTAGGATTTGATTTTCACTATCCCAGCAATCTGTTGCAGTACAATAGCGCAGATTTTTCCGGCACTTTGTTGGACGCCTGGATGTACAAACAGGTGAATCAGACCAGCGCGGGCAATTTGCGCGTAGCGGGCTTTACCACCAGCGGGCAAATCAATTCCGGGACCACGGGTACGCTGGTGAAGTTGAGTTTTACGGTGAAATCCGGCGCCTCCGGGGAAGGTCAGTTCACAATTAATGGTTTCACTGATGATTTGTCCGGTTCCACGACAACGCCGGCAACATTTCGCGCGGGACAGGAAGAAGGGATTCACGTTGCGATTCATGACACTTCCGGAGCTTCCGGGCAGACCCTGCTTATTCCGGTGATGGTCGAAGATGATCTCACGGGAAAGGGAGTTCTGGCTTTTGAGGTAAAAGTTGAAACGGACACCAATATCATCGCCCCGATGGATGTTCAGATAAACGGAACAATGACTTCTTCCTGGTCGAATATTGCTTTTTCCACTTCCGACGGTGAAATTACAATTGGGGGATTTGACGTCTCGCCGCTCAGCGGACAGGGTATTTTGATTTACATAGAATACGAAGTAAATCCGTCAGCTACCGCCGGACAGACGAGCGCTCTTGATCTGGTGAGCGTAACTTTCAACGAAGGAGACCCGGTGGCTATTCTTCAAGACGGCAGTTTTACCGTTAGCGCCGGATTTACAGTAAGTGGCAGTCTTCATTATTATAACGGCAATAAACCGATTGATAATGCCGATATTCATCTGGATGGATTGCAAACGGTGTCGGCGAATAATGGGGACTACGAATTCGCGAATGTGTTGCCTGGTTCTTATGTGCTGCAACCGACGAAAGCAGGAGATGCGGCGCAGAGCATCAGTCCTTTCGATGCGGCGAAAATATTGCAGTATTCAGTCGGGCTGATTACATTGACACCGATGCAGCTAATTGCAGCGGATGTGACAGGTAATGGTTCCGTCTCTCCGTTCGATGCCTCCCAAGTGCTACAATATTCTGTGGGCATCATTACTCAATTTTCGATAGGAAAGGATTGGGCATTTGTACCGGACAATTTTACTGTCACAGAGACGAACTGGAATTCAGCACCCGATTCGCTTGTTTTTGATCCGCTGAATTCGGACATGGCAGATCAGGATTTCACTGGAATCGTTTACGGCGACGTGACCGGAAACTGGCAGCTTTTCCGACCCGGCAGCGCGCCGTTGAACGCCAGGATTGCGATTCAATCAGTGGAAACGAAAGACGAGAATCGATTAGTTGTACCACTGACGGTCGAAATTTCCGGAAATGCGATTTCCGGGAAAATAGACTTGCAATTCAATTCCGGTGGATTTGAGTTTGTTTCGGTAGGATTAGCAGAAGAAAATGTCATTTTTGCTGCAAAAAATCGAAACGACGATTTGAGCGTTGCTTTTGCTAACACAAAAACTTTATCTGGCAGAACGCTTGAATTGAATCTAATTTTCAAAAAGAAAAATGATGTTAGCAAGGCAAATCTCGGCGTACAATTTCAGCAATTGATCCTCGACGATCGCGTGGTGAATGCAGAAGTTACATCAGAGCAAAACAATGCTGTTGCACCGACCACGTTTCATCTGGATCAAAATTACCCCAACCCTTTCAATCCCGAAACCGAAATCTCCTACCAACTTCCGGAAAATGCCGCTGTTGAAGTGACGATTTTTAACTTGCAGGGTCAAAAAATCAAAACGCTATTTTCCGGGCAGCAGCCTGCCGGAAGTTATCGCCTGAAATGGAAAGGCCGCGATGCGCTTGGCAATGAAGTGGTGACTGGAGTTTATATCTGTCAGTTAAAAGCCGGGGAATTCATTGCATCTCGAAAAATGTTGTTGTTGAAATAG
- a CDS encoding T9SS type A sorting domain-containing protein, whose protein sequence is MRRKTFYFIFSFCLLLFSVSLGNWQVAPSADTYEYSPGDSFVVALTIGGDGNTIDAMGFDLTYPGTLLNFRRAYFEGTVLEPWMFKQAQLLSDGVLRIAGFTTTGQINSGTTGKLVNVVFEVEPSVSGEGYIFPNSFTDDLVDAVGDSALFRVPSAGFSVTGYVRYYNNLFPVPGVSAVLANFISSTNSSGEFSFSQIPAGNYVIKPAKIDNTGGSISPFDAAKILQYAVGLIELNPYQLIAGDVSGNGSVSPFDASYILQYSVGLIESFPVGRDWFFLPFLYSLNETNWNSAPDSIELKPLDRDTTGVDFKAIVLGDVTGNWSGGLKKQAPVQVRYQLESPGMISESKIGIPLILNFSDETFAGQIEMHYTATDFKFSEAVIGGNRGNLLFKAGAKSGNIDVAFASAYSLKNQPVKVMLIFEKKSSHAGGYPQIEISTAIINESRAQLIGANENAQPVPSSFRLEQNYPNPFNPETTIQFFLAGQEKVLLQVFNTKGQRIRTLISGKMGTGEHHVVWDGLDEKGQTVASGVYFYQLNAGDFRAVKKMLFIR, encoded by the coding sequence ATGCGAAGGAAAACTTTTTACTTCATTTTCAGTTTTTGCCTACTGCTATTTTCGGTATCATTGGGAAATTGGCAGGTGGCGCCGTCCGCTGACACTTACGAATATAGTCCAGGAGACAGCTTTGTCGTGGCGCTGACGATTGGCGGCGACGGAAATACCATTGATGCCATGGGATTTGATTTGACTTATCCGGGGACATTGCTCAATTTCCGCAGGGCTTATTTCGAAGGGACTGTTTTGGAACCGTGGATGTTCAAGCAGGCGCAGTTGCTTTCTGATGGCGTCCTGCGAATCGCCGGATTTACGACGACGGGGCAGATTAATTCCGGAACGACCGGCAAATTGGTGAATGTGGTTTTTGAAGTGGAACCATCGGTTTCGGGAGAAGGGTATATTTTCCCCAATAGCTTCACTGACGATCTCGTTGACGCAGTGGGAGACTCGGCGCTTTTCCGCGTTCCATCAGCCGGATTTTCTGTCACCGGCTATGTTCGTTATTACAACAATCTCTTTCCTGTCCCAGGGGTGAGCGCCGTTCTGGCGAATTTTATCAGCAGCACGAATTCCAGCGGGGAATTTTCTTTTTCACAAATACCGGCCGGAAATTATGTCATCAAGCCGGCAAAAATTGACAATACCGGCGGAAGCATTTCTCCGTTTGATGCAGCTAAAATTTTGCAATATGCGGTAGGACTCATCGAGTTGAATCCCTATCAATTGATCGCCGGCGACGTTTCGGGGAATGGATCCGTATCTCCTTTTGATGCTTCCTATATCTTGCAGTACAGTGTCGGGCTCATTGAATCGTTTCCTGTCGGCCGAGATTGGTTTTTCTTGCCGTTTTTGTATTCGTTAAATGAAACAAATTGGAATTCTGCGCCGGATTCGATCGAACTCAAGCCGTTAGATCGAGACACAACTGGAGTGGATTTCAAGGCTATTGTTCTTGGCGACGTGACCGGGAACTGGAGCGGAGGATTGAAAAAACAAGCGCCCGTCCAGGTACGCTATCAGTTGGAATCTCCGGGAATGATTTCAGAAAGCAAAATTGGCATTCCGCTTATTTTAAATTTCAGCGATGAGACATTTGCCGGGCAGATTGAAATGCATTACACTGCGACTGATTTCAAATTTTCAGAAGCAGTTATTGGCGGAAATCGTGGTAATCTATTATTCAAAGCGGGCGCGAAATCTGGCAATATTGATGTGGCGTTTGCTTCAGCTTATTCGCTCAAAAATCAGCCCGTGAAAGTAATGCTAATTTTTGAGAAAAAAAGTTCTCACGCCGGAGGATACCCTCAAATCGAAATTTCAACTGCAATTATTAATGAGTCTCGCGCTCAATTAATCGGCGCAAACGAAAATGCGCAGCCCGTTCCGTCTTCTTTTCGTCTCGAACAAAATTACCCCAATCCGTTCAATCCGGAAACGACAATTCAATTTTTTCTGGCAGGACAGGAGAAGGTTTTGCTGCAAGTTTTCAACACGAAGGGGCAGCGAATTCGGACATTAATTTCCGGAAAAATGGGAACGGGCGAGCATCATGTTGTTTGGGACGGACTTGATGAAAAAGGGCAGACTGTTGCCAGCGGCGTTTATTTTTACCAACTAAATGCTGGTGATTTTCGGGCTGTGAAAAAGATGCTGTTCATTCGCTGA
- a CDS encoding S8 family serine peptidase translates to MSIKLLFALLIIVALAVFVGGAQSPQHPQTNRAQLLNLKQKYQQEFSQKKHAAVNWAQSKGYPVRSEFDNGEIIEIQNLLNGRPRYYVTDNLDAAKTVSTDDVWPGGSAGLSLTGNGLYLGEWDGGGVLLSHQEFGGRVTQMDYSSSTSSHSTHVAGTMIASGVDSDAKGMAGQANLHAYEWNDDDSEMANAAANGLLVSNHSYSYITGWIYGYRGDNRWAWFGDPSISETEDYNFGFYSDQSQTWDEIAYNAPYYLIIKSAGNDRNDEGPVPGEEHWVYDNNNGWVLSTVTRQPDGGAEGFDCLPGGGATAKNIMTIGAVRDIPAGYSQPADVIMSDFSSWGPTDDGRIKPDIVANGISLYSCDDDFDSDYTRYSGTSMAAPNTAGSLILLQQHYQNTHDGILMRAATLKAIVIHSADEAGGHPGPDYSYGWGLLNTKKAAELISVDVQDTSTIQELTLNQGDSTVIFVQSDGVDPLRVTIAWTDPPGTAPAAQLNLRTPVLVNDLNLRVTALNSGTVYYPWKLSPDNPSQAAVSGNNNVDTEEQVFVESPESGNYRIVVRHAGQLQGGSQNFSIIITGATFSHECVPPYIKVGDVSGVAGDTLLVPILIEQNPDSIDAFGFKFHYCSEKLSYLGVQAGNLTTDFDYLDGKENAPGVVNIGGFDPVPIDTNSSGTLVFVKLLVNQCGEGETCVLNLTFLTDDIVGLNNCSGTFTCQPACELGDPNMDGDITPGDALCVFQTYLQGGTPPEGECNTECAVLAGDANCDNDITPGDALVIFTAYLDGLTPPLACPPEGSLAKNKSTRTVKLVSLPAEKDDELKIGVRLDESAALQVFGMDLGFSENGLEFVSATSGNATKGWQAFGSHKILSGVLRIGGFHDEITEISGEENLVELTFRVRNPQQEKFACWLYNLTGDIVGAEVETFTFEKANQREKVSESNNLRTYRLGQNYPNPFNMETVISYEIPEATQVAIKIYNVNGQVIETLVNKLQQPGSYEIVWDGKDARNRDVVSGLYFFSIETTSFKKMRKMTLIK, encoded by the coding sequence ATGTCTATAAAGTTGCTATTTGCATTGCTGATAATTGTTGCCCTCGCTGTTTTTGTCGGCGGGGCGCAAAGTCCGCAACATCCGCAAACCAACAGGGCGCAATTACTCAACTTAAAACAGAAATACCAGCAAGAATTCTCTCAAAAAAAACACGCCGCGGTGAATTGGGCGCAGTCCAAAGGTTACCCTGTACGTTCTGAATTTGACAACGGAGAAATCATTGAAATTCAAAATCTCCTGAATGGACGTCCGCGATATTACGTCACTGATAATTTGGATGCCGCAAAAACAGTATCCACGGATGACGTCTGGCCGGGCGGCTCTGCCGGTTTGTCTCTTACCGGGAATGGGCTTTATCTCGGAGAGTGGGACGGCGGGGGCGTTTTGCTTTCACATCAGGAATTTGGAGGCCGGGTGACGCAAATGGATTATTCGTCCTCAACTTCGTCACATTCCACACACGTCGCCGGAACTATGATCGCCAGCGGCGTGGATTCTGACGCAAAAGGCATGGCTGGACAGGCTAATTTGCATGCGTATGAGTGGAACGACGACGACTCCGAAATGGCCAATGCCGCTGCAAACGGATTATTAGTTTCTAACCATTCTTATAGTTACATCACAGGTTGGATTTACGGCTATCGGGGAGATAATCGCTGGGCATGGTTTGGAGACCCTTCAATAAGCGAGACCGAGGATTACAATTTCGGTTTTTATAGCGACCAATCTCAAACATGGGACGAAATAGCTTACAATGCGCCTTACTATTTGATTATTAAATCCGCGGGAAATGACCGCAATGATGAGGGACCCGTGCCGGGCGAAGAACACTGGGTTTACGACAACAATAACGGGTGGGTTTTGAGCACGGTGACGCGGCAGCCTGACGGCGGAGCGGAGGGATTTGATTGTCTGCCCGGCGGCGGTGCCACGGCAAAAAATATTATGACTATCGGCGCAGTACGGGATATTCCTGCGGGCTACAGTCAGCCAGCAGACGTAATCATGTCAGATTTTAGTTCCTGGGGCCCAACTGATGACGGGAGAATCAAGCCTGATATTGTGGCAAACGGGATTTCGCTCTACTCTTGCGACGATGATTTTGATTCAGATTATACTCGTTACAGTGGAACTTCCATGGCAGCGCCTAATACTGCCGGTTCGCTGATTTTGTTGCAACAGCATTATCAAAACACACACGACGGCATTTTAATGCGTGCGGCGACGCTCAAAGCGATAGTGATCCATTCGGCAGACGAAGCCGGCGGTCATCCCGGACCCGATTATTCTTACGGATGGGGATTGTTGAATACCAAAAAAGCAGCAGAGCTCATTTCTGTCGATGTTCAAGACACGAGTACAATTCAGGAACTGACTCTCAATCAGGGTGATTCAACAGTGATTTTTGTGCAGTCCGATGGTGTGGATCCGTTGCGTGTAACGATTGCCTGGACCGACCCACCGGGTACCGCGCCAGCCGCGCAATTGAATTTGCGAACTCCGGTTCTGGTAAACGATTTGAATCTTCGCGTAACTGCTTTGAATAGCGGAACGGTTTATTATCCCTGGAAACTTTCTCCTGACAATCCCTCACAAGCGGCGGTTTCCGGCAATAACAACGTTGATACAGAAGAGCAGGTTTTTGTCGAAAGTCCTGAAAGCGGGAATTATCGTATTGTTGTGCGTCACGCCGGTCAACTGCAAGGTGGCTCTCAGAATTTTTCAATAATTATCACCGGCGCAACTTTTTCGCATGAATGTGTGCCGCCTTACATCAAGGTCGGTGATGTCTCAGGAGTCGCGGGCGATACTTTGTTGGTGCCGATTCTCATCGAGCAAAATCCGGATTCCATTGATGCCTTTGGATTTAAATTTCATTATTGCAGCGAAAAATTGAGTTATTTAGGTGTGCAAGCCGGTAATTTAACCACAGATTTTGATTATTTAGACGGAAAGGAAAACGCACCCGGCGTCGTGAATATTGGTGGATTTGATCCGGTTCCAATTGACACCAACAGCAGCGGGACGCTTGTTTTTGTCAAATTACTCGTCAATCAATGCGGCGAAGGAGAAACTTGCGTCTTGAATTTGACGTTTCTGACCGACGATATCGTTGGATTGAACAATTGCTCCGGAACTTTTACCTGTCAACCTGCTTGCGAATTAGGCGATCCAAACATGGACGGCGACATTACGCCTGGGGATGCGCTTTGTGTGTTTCAAACTTATCTCCAAGGCGGTACACCTCCGGAAGGCGAATGCAATACCGAATGCGCCGTTCTCGCCGGAGACGCCAATTGCGACAATGATATTACGCCGGGAGATGCATTGGTTATTTTTACAGCCTATCTGGACGGCTTGACTCCTCCGCTGGCTTGTCCGCCGGAAGGAAGTTTGGCAAAGAATAAATCAACTCGAACAGTAAAGTTAGTTTCTTTGCCCGCGGAAAAAGATGATGAATTGAAAATCGGCGTCAGGCTTGATGAATCTGCGGCATTGCAAGTTTTTGGCATGGATTTGGGATTTTCAGAAAACGGACTGGAATTCGTTTCAGCGACTTCAGGGAATGCGACAAAAGGGTGGCAGGCATTCGGTAGCCATAAAATTCTTTCAGGCGTGCTGCGCATCGGCGGTTTTCACGATGAGATTACTGAAATCAGCGGAGAAGAAAATCTGGTCGAATTGACTTTTCGCGTTAGAAATCCGCAACAGGAAAAATTCGCTTGCTGGCTCTACAATCTGACAGGCGATATTGTCGGCGCCGAGGTGGAAACTTTTACTTTTGAAAAGGCCAATCAGCGGGAGAAGGTTAGTGAAAGTAACAATCTCCGAACGTATCGTCTGGGGCAAAATTACCCAAATCCGTTTAACATGGAAACGGTGATTTCGTACGAAATTCCCGAAGCCACACAGGTAGCGATAAAAATTTACAATGTAAATGGCCAAGTCATAGAAACTTTGGTCAACAAACTCCAGCAGCCGGGTTCGTATGAAATTGTCTGGGACGGAAAAGACGCGCGCAATCGCGATGTGGTATCCGGTCTGTATTTTTTCAGCATTGAAACAACAAGCTTCAAAAAAATGCGTAAGATGACGTTGATCAAATAG